From a single Anaerolineales bacterium genomic region:
- a CDS encoding LacI family DNA-binding transcriptional regulator: MSSIKDVAQTAGVSTATVSRVLANSSRVKQETRKRVLDAVEQLKYRPNLIARSLRAQKSAKIGLVVSDIRNPFFTAISRAVEDAAYEQGYSVLLCNTDENPEKEELYLNVLHDENVAGIIFSPTQQFSIKLSALKSNIPFVIIDRAVKSNQADMVLLDNVEAGYELTSHLIGNGYRRLAGLFGNASTTGKDRNKGFQKALSEHRLKPVAERFISPRIKQGYDATLALLDQADCPDAIFTSNSLLTAGAFQAIRDRKLNVPNDVALVGFDETTWGALVDPPITLIAQPTEEIGRTATELLFQRIEEPSRSPKTVILKGTLIARDSSAPVRINKRITK; this comes from the coding sequence ATGTCCAGTATCAAAGATGTTGCCCAGACTGCCGGTGTTTCCACTGCCACTGTCTCGCGCGTGCTGGCAAATAGTTCGCGCGTAAAGCAGGAGACCCGCAAACGTGTTTTGGACGCGGTGGAGCAACTCAAGTACCGCCCCAACCTGATCGCAAGAAGCCTGCGCGCGCAAAAGAGCGCCAAGATCGGCTTGGTCGTTTCTGACATCCGCAACCCGTTCTTCACCGCCATCAGCCGCGCCGTGGAAGATGCCGCCTATGAACAGGGATATTCTGTTCTGCTGTGTAATACGGACGAGAACCCTGAAAAGGAAGAGCTGTACCTGAATGTATTGCATGATGAAAATGTAGCGGGCATTATTTTTTCCCCCACCCAGCAATTCAGCATAAAACTTTCCGCCCTTAAATCCAATATCCCTTTTGTCATTATTGACCGCGCGGTCAAATCCAATCAGGCGGATATGGTTTTGCTTGATAACGTGGAGGCGGGATATGAGTTAACAAGTCACTTGATCGGGAATGGGTATCGGAGGCTGGCGGGCTTGTTCGGGAATGCCAGCACAACGGGGAAGGATCGCAACAAAGGTTTTCAAAAGGCATTAAGTGAACACCGATTGAAACCGGTTGCCGAGCGTTTCATTTCCCCGCGCATCAAACAAGGCTATGATGCCACGCTTGCACTGCTCGATCAAGCAGATTGTCCTGATGCCATCTTCACCAGCAACAGTTTATTGACCGCGGGAGCATTCCAGGCGATTCGTGATCGCAAGTTGAACGTTCCAAACGATGTGGCATTGGTCGGTTTCGATGAAACCACTTGGGGCGCCCTCGTGGATCCGCCCATTACTCTTATTGCCCAACCAACCGAGGAGATCGGCCGCACCGCAACAGAACTGCTTTTCCAAAGAATAGAAGAGCCGAGCCGTTCCCCCAAAACGGTAATCCTCAAAGGGACATTAATTGCACGCGACTCCAGCGCGCCCGTTCGAATAAACAAGCGGATAACGAAATAG
- a CDS encoding DUF433 domain-containing protein, translating into MKRQQSLLDEVIVIPYDVVRDIVSKEEIMASYTFDLPDQLKQDAERHAKKQGVSLNQFILWSIAEKVGGLLQGLDDPNFPGITLRRGASGSLVPVLRGTGIRVQTLVIAADHRSALEIGKEYDLTETRVREALDYYEVHRTEIDVYIKAESELEQGRE; encoded by the coding sequence TTGAAAAGACAGCAATCCCTGCTTGACGAAGTCATTGTCATTCCGTATGATGTGGTACGCGACATCGTAAGCAAAGAGGAAATTATGGCCAGCTATACCTTCGATCTGCCCGACCAACTCAAGCAGGACGCGGAGCGACACGCGAAAAAACAGGGCGTTTCGCTCAACCAGTTCATCCTGTGGTCGATCGCGGAAAAAGTCGGTGGACTGCTGCAGGGATTGGATGATCCCAACTTCCCGGGCATCACCTTACGCCGCGGCGCTTCCGGGTCACTCGTCCCTGTGCTGCGCGGGACCGGCATCCGCGTGCAAACCCTGGTGATCGCCGCGGATCATCGCTCTGCGTTGGAAATTGGGAAGGAGTACGACCTGACTGAGACCCGAGTACGGGAGGCGCTGGACTATTACGAGGTGCATCGCACGGAAATTGATGTCTACATCAAGGCAGAATCGGAGTTGGAGCAGGGGCGTGAGTAG